The proteins below are encoded in one region of Lactuca sativa cultivar Salinas chromosome 3, Lsat_Salinas_v11, whole genome shotgun sequence:
- the LOC128132791 gene encoding uncharacterized protein LOC128132791 yields the protein MNKKSYFISHHNHLSIHRKQLKQKEEHNALTVQQYTQQLKQKSLELQIADLKLQQHEEKLVKEQSQMKMYAEQVSQLLATEKNLRLQLTADGEKFQQFQDALVKSNEVFETFKQEIEKMGKSIKELKKENSFLKGKSEKSDMSLIQLVEERERMKKQLEKTKNQKEKLESLCRSLQAERKQHNPTTPTPTPTAAADDSLPV from the exons ATGAACAAAAAAAGCTATTTTATATCTCACCATAATCATCTTAGTATA CATAGAAAACAATTGAAGCAAAAGGAGGAGCATAATGCTCTTACTGTCCAACAATATACTCAACAG TTGAAGCAGAAATCTCTAGAACTCCAAATTGCAGATTTAAAGCTTCAGCAACATGAAGAAAAGTTGGTGAAAGAACAGTCCCAAATGAAGATGTATGCAGAACAAGTGTCTCAGTTGTTGGCAACTGAAAAGAATTTACGGTTACAGTTAACTGCTGATGGTGAAAAATTCCAGCAGTTCCAG gATGCATTGGTGAAGAGCAATGAGGTTTTTGAAACATTTAAGCAAGAAATCGAAAAG atGGGAAAATCGATAAAGGAACTGAAAAAGGAAAATAGTTTTCTAAAGGGGAAGAGCGAGAAGTCAGACATGAGTCTTATACAACTTGTGGAGGAG CGTGAACGCATGAAGAAGCAACTGGAGAAAACCAAGAATCAAAAAGAAAAGCTTGAATCACTATGCAGATCACTTCAAGCAGAGAGGAAGCAGCACAATCCAacaactcctactcctactcctactgctgctgctgaTGATTCGCTCCCTGTTTAA